Proteins encoded together in one Lysinibacillus sp. FSL K6-0232 window:
- a CDS encoding b(o/a)3-type cytochrome-c oxidase subunit 1: MSHTNSLTKVDRRDAKLAMAHIYVAFIALLLGGLAGLLQVFVRSGQFTLPAGIGYYQVLTVHGVLLGLILTTFFIYGFQIASVSRTSGTFTAGQRKLGWIGFWLMTIGTAAAATMVLLNKATVLYTFYAPLQAHWIFYLGLTLVVVGSWVGGAGQILRYVQWRKEHKGSGQRSPLLSFMVVVNNLMWFVATLGVAVSVLFQLLPWSLGFIERVDVALSRTLFWYFGHALVYFWLLPAYMVWYTVIPKVIGGKIFSDSLARLSFMLFLIFSVPVGIHHQLTEPGIDGTWKFIQVVLTFAVIVPSLMTAFSMFAMFELRGRELGGKGLFGWFKKLPWKDARFLVPFIGMVAFIPGGAGGIVNASYQMNQLIHNTIWVTGHFHLTIATAVVLTYFGAAFWLIPHLTGRTLTKSLNSLSNLSGILWAVGMTIMSSAMHIAGLIGAPRRSDYSEYGGAQQAYDWIPYQIAQAVGGTILFIAILVIIYIVVQLAWFAPKGEEEFPVGDVHQHSGPTPVLLENFKVWLVILVALILFAYTVPIIDIISNSPAGSKGYQLW; encoded by the coding sequence ATGAGTCACACTAATTCATTGACAAAGGTAGATCGCCGAGATGCAAAGCTAGCTATGGCACATATTTATGTAGCATTTATCGCATTGCTATTAGGCGGTCTTGCAGGATTATTACAAGTATTTGTGCGTTCTGGTCAATTTACATTACCAGCAGGCATCGGCTATTATCAGGTTTTAACAGTTCACGGTGTATTACTTGGTCTTATTTTAACAACATTCTTTATTTATGGCTTCCAAATTGCTAGTGTCAGCCGCACGTCAGGTACATTTACAGCTGGTCAACGCAAGCTTGGCTGGATTGGTTTTTGGCTCATGACAATTGGGACAGCAGCTGCTGCCACAATGGTTTTATTAAATAAAGCAACGGTTCTTTATACATTTTATGCGCCATTACAGGCACACTGGATTTTCTATTTAGGCCTTACACTTGTCGTGGTTGGTTCTTGGGTTGGTGGTGCAGGTCAAATTTTACGCTATGTCCAGTGGCGCAAAGAGCATAAAGGTAGCGGACAACGTAGCCCATTATTATCATTTATGGTCGTTGTTAATAATTTGATGTGGTTTGTAGCAACGCTTGGTGTAGCAGTTTCCGTATTATTCCAGTTGCTTCCGTGGTCATTAGGCTTCATTGAGCGCGTGGATGTTGCCCTATCACGTACACTATTCTGGTATTTTGGCCATGCGCTTGTATACTTCTGGCTATTACCTGCCTATATGGTTTGGTATACGGTTATCCCAAAAGTAATTGGCGGTAAAATTTTCTCTGATTCATTAGCAAGACTTTCCTTTATGTTATTTTTAATCTTCTCGGTTCCTGTTGGAATTCACCATCAGCTAACAGAGCCTGGTATTGATGGCACGTGGAAGTTTATACAGGTTGTTTTAACATTTGCCGTAATCGTTCCATCGTTAATGACAGCCTTCTCTATGTTTGCGATGTTTGAATTACGTGGACGCGAGCTAGGTGGCAAGGGACTATTCGGTTGGTTTAAAAAATTACCATGGAAAGATGCACGCTTCCTTGTTCCATTTATCGGTATGGTTGCTTTTATTCCTGGAGGTGCAGGTGGGATTGTCAATGCATCCTATCAAATGAACCAGCTAATCCATAATACAATTTGGGTAACAGGTCACTTCCATTTAACAATTGCAACGGCTGTTGTCTTAACCTATTTTGGTGCAGCATTCTGGTTAATTCCACATTTAACAGGTCGTACACTCACAAAATCTTTAAATAGCCTGAGCAATCTCTCAGGGATTTTATGGGCTGTTGGGATGACAATCATGTCCTCTGCCATGCATATTGCAGGTCTTATTGGTGCACCTCGTCGCTCTGATTACTCAGAATATGGCGGTGCTCAGCAAGCCTATGATTGGATTCCTTATCAAATTGCACAGGCAGTAGGTGGAACAATTCTCTTTATTGCTATCCTTGTCATTATCTATATCGTTGTGCAATTAGCTTGGTTTGCACCAAAAGGTGAGGAAGAATTCCCTGTAGGCGATGTTCATCAGCATAGTGGTCCGACACCAGTATTGCTTGAAAACTTTAAGGTATGGCTTGTTATTTTAGTAGCATTAATTTTATTTGCTTACACAGTGCCAATTATCGATATTATTTCAAATTCACCAGCAGGCTCAAAAGGCTATCAATTGTGGTAA
- a CDS encoding cytochrome B5, protein MHIHKYEKYWLVFGVATLVAFLIILGIGAFHQGSHPNNGKKTLDYEKVKETAPFDNPGVHKVEGKDWDYEVVVVASAFNYNPMEIEVPLGAKVKFIATSEDVMHGFQVAGTNINMMLEPGYISEYVTKVNKVGEFLIVCNEYCGTGHTMMHSMLKVVDPNESH, encoded by the coding sequence ATGCACATACATAAGTATGAGAAGTATTGGCTTGTGTTCGGAGTCGCTACTTTAGTGGCATTCCTAATCATTCTCGGTATTGGGGCATTTCATCAGGGCTCCCATCCGAACAATGGTAAAAAAACACTCGATTATGAGAAAGTAAAAGAAACAGCACCTTTCGATAATCCTGGTGTTCATAAAGTCGAAGGAAAAGATTGGGATTATGAGGTAGTTGTTGTTGCCTCAGCATTTAACTATAACCCTATGGAAATTGAAGTACCGCTTGGCGCAAAGGTGAAATTTATCGCAACAAGTGAGGATGTTATGCACGGCTTTCAGGTGGCAGGCACAAATATCAATATGATGCTTGAGCCTGGTTATATTTCAGAATATGTCACAAAAGTCAATAAAGTCGGCGAGTTTTTAATTGTATGTAATGAATACTGTGGTACAGGACATACGATGATGCACTCTATGCTAAAGGTGGTGGACCCAAATGAGTCACACTAA
- a CDS encoding chemotaxis protein CheX → MSNSKYFQTILNGTIHALKSILPMDMEVKSPSIISEPFQQQQMGVLIGLIGDLKGRVIIDSSPEVFSGIGNTMFGMPLEGEMLESFTGEFGNMIAGNLCTAVGQESLEIDITPPTVMVGNTKLYGFEKAFALPVSIPSIGALTVLLTIEEDEE, encoded by the coding sequence ATGAGTAATTCGAAGTACTTTCAAACTATTTTAAACGGGACGATCCATGCTTTAAAATCGATTCTTCCTATGGATATGGAAGTAAAGTCACCTAGCATTATTTCTGAACCCTTTCAACAGCAGCAAATGGGTGTACTAATTGGCTTAATTGGCGATTTAAAAGGTCGTGTCATCATCGATTCCTCTCCTGAAGTGTTCAGTGGGATTGGCAATACAATGTTCGGTATGCCTTTGGAGGGCGAAATGTTAGAGTCCTTTACGGGCGAATTTGGCAATATGATTGCAGGAAATTTATGTACAGCTGTTGGGCAAGAAAGCTTAGAAATTGATATCACACCGCCAACTGTGATGGTGGGCAATACAAAATTATACGGCTTTGAAAAAGCATTTGCTCTCCCAGTTTCCATTCCCAGCATTGGGGCTCTAACAGTTTTATTAACAATTGAGGAAGACGAAGAATAA
- a CDS encoding LytTR family DNA-binding domain-containing protein has translation MNAHTSFRSQPHKLELYERNGHYSFYGALKDLAYLDDHFFRCHKSFIIHLKNVKEFNFKSRYVLMENGSRCPIAFRLIVPLQKRLKSLKEDFA, from the coding sequence ATGAATGCCCATACTTCCTTTAGGTCCCAGCCACATAAGCTTGAGCTATATGAGCGCAATGGACACTATTCCTTTTATGGCGCTTTAAAGGATTTAGCCTATTTAGATGACCATTTTTTCCGCTGCCATAAAAGCTTTATCATTCATTTAAAAAATGTGAAGGAGTTCAATTTTAAAAGCCGCTACGTGTTAATGGAAAATGGCAGCCGTTGCCCAATTGCCTTTCGACTCATCGTGCCGCTTCAAAAAAGGTTAAAAAGCTTAAAAGAGGATTTTGCATAA
- a CDS encoding dynamin family protein — MKDFEQQLEGLLKQASLQYIIYQHNGDTERMDKTSLFARKIQQKEYVIGFAGHFSAGKSSMINALSGENLLASSPIPTSANIVKVHKSEEDYAIVYMHNEKPVKFEAGYDFKTVKELSKNGDLVSQIEIGHSASTLPLGVTVMDTPGVDSTDDAHRMSTESALHIADIVFYTMDYNHVQSELNFQFTKQLMKYNPNVYLIVNMIDKHKDNELSFEEFKATVHQSFAAWGVVPKGVFFTSLREPEHPHNDFEAVKKIVMDSMNDWQEQLVQTATNTLRLLQSEHDNYLMEERQDRLAIDEEILSADDWAHHQDILEQYNKLNRQVELFSIEAWNETFEEQRKELLANAAIMPADLRDRLRLYLESMQEGFKVGGFFSAKKKTEEERNRRKEDAYNAYQNVVHAQITGHLKGLMKKALKDVGALNEERATSIDGYTFDLPFSLIEQQVQTGSILTGDAVLNFANRVAEATKRYFIQETDRWKDEQAATLEAVATEAAAPSKLKMAAMQAKVDAIRAVLEIEGYQQYSASIMHQASNEVRQIANQQLVAWENAFKQDLADIRLFDESMLKPKEEVVQQEEVQQAVATVSLPIDGVIQRALHTAKAVKEVQGFAEVAQYLEHKVERLQKKDFTIALFGAFSAGKSSFSNALMGAKVLPVSPNPTTAAINKIRPVTPEHPHETADVQLKTAEQMLEDIQGSYVAIGLSVSSLEEAFNRADEGLAVQLTDERLNVHKSFIRAYKEGYPTFKSELGTVIRVDREEFEKFVAQENKSCFVDNIDFYYDSPLTRMGVTLVDTPGADSINARHTGVAFEYIRNADAILFITYYNHAFAKADREFLIQLGRVKDAFELDKMFFIVNAIDLATTEEEQEDVKDYVRSELQRFGIRFPRLYGVSSLLALKEKVEGTDLTSGMPPFEEDFHTFLNDELSALAVQALAEEVDKTEQRLADLIAQTEDNLKRKDERLEELAVLEQHIQSKFSELNTSMLESETKQELDELLYYVLQRVYYRYPEFFKEGYNPSTFAAMPAQQALEHALKEVLQSLRFDFTQEMRVTNFRLSQFISKKMQQRFKDEVRELKELNRSFSFLAFESSEPNLLDFDGPFTDASKYASVKSHFRNQKAFFEKNEKVKLSEALEALTKPDAQEYLDAQKVSLMTWAITFIAEEAENLRQYIYHQALEQIDTERQALQEESRLASWKAIYAQLQYA, encoded by the coding sequence ATGAAAGATTTTGAACAGCAATTGGAAGGGCTATTAAAGCAAGCCTCATTGCAATACATAATATATCAGCATAATGGTGATACAGAGCGCATGGATAAAACATCACTTTTTGCTCGAAAAATTCAGCAAAAAGAGTATGTGATTGGCTTTGCAGGCCATTTCTCTGCAGGGAAATCAAGTATGATTAATGCGCTGTCTGGTGAAAATCTACTGGCATCTAGTCCAATTCCAACAAGTGCGAACATCGTAAAAGTCCATAAATCAGAGGAAGACTATGCGATTGTTTACATGCACAATGAAAAGCCTGTAAAATTTGAGGCTGGCTATGATTTTAAAACAGTAAAAGAGCTAAGTAAAAATGGGGATTTAGTGTCACAGATTGAGATTGGACACAGTGCCTCTACACTACCACTAGGTGTCACTGTAATGGATACGCCAGGGGTAGACTCCACAGATGATGCACACCGCATGTCAACGGAATCAGCATTACATATTGCTGATATCGTATTTTATACAATGGACTACAACCATGTGCAGTCGGAATTAAATTTCCAATTCACAAAGCAATTAATGAAATATAATCCAAATGTTTATTTAATTGTCAATATGATTGATAAGCATAAAGATAATGAATTGAGCTTCGAAGAATTTAAAGCAACTGTTCATCAATCCTTTGCAGCATGGGGTGTTGTACCGAAGGGTGTTTTCTTCACATCATTAAGAGAGCCTGAACATCCACATAATGATTTTGAGGCAGTAAAGAAAATCGTGATGGACAGTATGAATGATTGGCAGGAGCAGCTTGTACAAACAGCTACGAATACATTGCGTTTATTGCAAAGCGAGCATGACAATTATTTAATGGAAGAAAGACAGGATCGTTTAGCAATTGATGAAGAAATTTTAAGTGCGGATGACTGGGCACACCATCAAGATATTTTAGAGCAATACAATAAATTAAATCGTCAGGTTGAGCTATTTTCTATTGAGGCATGGAATGAAACATTTGAGGAGCAGCGCAAGGAATTACTTGCCAATGCTGCCATTATGCCAGCCGATTTACGTGACCGCTTGCGTCTATATTTAGAAAGCATGCAGGAGGGCTTTAAAGTAGGGGGCTTCTTTTCGGCGAAGAAAAAAACAGAGGAAGAGCGTAACCGCCGTAAAGAGGATGCCTATAACGCCTATCAAAATGTTGTGCATGCGCAAATTACAGGTCATTTAAAAGGGCTCATGAAAAAGGCATTGAAGGATGTTGGTGCATTAAATGAAGAGCGTGCGACGTCTATTGATGGCTACACGTTTGACCTGCCCTTCTCATTAATTGAGCAGCAAGTGCAAACAGGGTCAATATTGACAGGTGATGCCGTATTAAACTTTGCGAATCGTGTGGCAGAGGCGACCAAGCGTTACTTTATTCAGGAAACGGATCGCTGGAAAGATGAGCAGGCAGCAACACTTGAAGCAGTAGCAACAGAAGCGGCTGCACCATCCAAGCTAAAAATGGCAGCTATGCAGGCGAAGGTGGATGCGATTCGTGCTGTGCTGGAAATCGAAGGCTATCAGCAATATAGTGCAAGCATTATGCACCAAGCAAGCAATGAAGTGCGTCAAATTGCCAACCAACAGCTTGTAGCATGGGAAAATGCCTTTAAGCAAGATTTAGCAGATATTCGTTTATTTGATGAATCCATGCTAAAGCCAAAGGAGGAAGTTGTTCAGCAGGAGGAAGTACAGCAAGCAGTAGCGACAGTAAGCCTTCCAATAGATGGTGTGATTCAACGGGCACTGCATACAGCTAAGGCGGTAAAAGAGGTACAAGGCTTTGCAGAGGTTGCTCAATATCTTGAGCATAAAGTGGAACGCTTACAGAAAAAGGACTTTACGATTGCTTTATTTGGGGCATTTAGTGCAGGGAAATCATCCTTCTCGAATGCCTTGATGGGTGCGAAGGTATTACCTGTATCGCCCAACCCTACTACAGCAGCTATTAATAAAATACGCCCTGTAACGCCTGAGCATCCACATGAAACAGCAGATGTCCAGCTAAAAACAGCGGAGCAAATGCTAGAGGATATTCAGGGCTCCTATGTGGCGATTGGCTTGTCTGTGTCTTCATTGGAGGAGGCATTTAATCGTGCGGATGAAGGGCTTGCCGTTCAGCTAACGGATGAGCGTTTAAATGTGCATAAATCATTTATTCGTGCCTATAAGGAAGGCTATCCAACGTTTAAATCTGAGCTTGGTACAGTTATTCGTGTTGATCGAGAAGAGTTTGAAAAATTTGTTGCACAAGAAAATAAATCATGCTTTGTGGATAATATCGACTTCTATTATGATAGCCCATTAACACGAATGGGCGTTACATTGGTGGATACACCGGGAGCCGATTCCATTAATGCTCGTCATACAGGGGTAGCCTTTGAATATATTCGTAATGCCGATGCCATCCTATTTATTACGTACTATAATCATGCCTTTGCCAAAGCAGACCGTGAGTTTTTAATTCAGCTTGGTCGTGTAAAAGATGCATTTGAGCTCGATAAAATGTTCTTTATTGTCAATGCGATTGACTTGGCAACAACAGAGGAGGAGCAGGAAGACGTTAAGGACTATGTTCGCTCAGAGCTACAGCGCTTCGGTATTCGTTTCCCACGATTGTATGGTGTATCCAGTCTGTTGGCATTAAAGGAAAAAGTAGAGGGCACTGACTTAACATCAGGGATGCCACCGTTTGAGGAAGATTTCCATACATTCTTAAATGATGAATTAAGCGCATTAGCTGTCCAAGCGCTTGCAGAGGAAGTCGATAAAACCGAGCAACGTCTAGCCGATTTAATCGCACAGACAGAGGACAACTTAAAGCGTAAGGATGAACGCTTAGAGGAGTTAGCAGTACTTGAGCAGCATATTCAATCGAAATTTAGCGAGCTGAACACAAGCATGCTAGAAAGTGAAACAAAGCAGGAGCTAGATGAGCTACTGTACTATGTGCTACAGCGTGTTTATTATCGTTATCCTGAGTTCTTTAAGGAAGGCTATAATCCTTCAACATTTGCTGCCATGCCCGCACAGCAAGCGCTGGAGCATGCTTTGAAGGAAGTATTACAAAGCTTACGTTTTGATTTTACACAGGAAATGCGTGTCACAAACTTCCGCTTATCGCAATTTATTAGCAAAAAGATGCAGCAGCGCTTTAAAGATGAAGTACGTGAGCTAAAAGAGCTAAACCGTAGCTTCTCATTCTTAGCCTTTGAATCGTCCGAGCCTAATTTACTTGATTTCGATGGTCCATTTACGGATGCTTCAAAATATGCAAGTGTTAAATCACACTTCCGCAATCAAAAAGCATTCTTTGAGAAAAATGAGAAAGTAAAATTAAGTGAGGCGTTAGAGGCATTAACAAAGCCAGATGCACAGGAGTATTTAGATGCACAAAAGGTTTCCCTTATGACTTGGGCGATTACCTTTATTGCAGAGGAAGCAGAGAATTTACGTCAATATATTTATCATCAAGCACTTGAACAAATTGATACAGAAAGACAGGCATTGCAAGAAGAAAGCCGTTTAGCTTCTTGGAAAGCGATTTATGCACAACTACAATATGCATGA
- a CDS encoding sulfurtransferase, protein MGKVFKTVDDIQLDGVRFIDARYDLQNKEAGRKAFEEGHATGAVYLDLEQQLSDMDSKEGRHPMPSKEKLASVFQELGLRYEDQIVVYDQGAAPFAPRAWWMLTYAGFPNVIIVNGGAPALEAKMPFTKDVIKYPPTKIDFVWRDELYAPRQAVKAIVDGEVQATLLDARAAERYRGEVEPLDKVAGHIPTAKNFDWEQLKVDGQLKANDALRQKVARDEHIVVYCGSGVTASPLYAVLADEGYDNIQLYVGSFSDWITEYDVE, encoded by the coding sequence TTGGGAAAAGTATTCAAAACAGTGGATGATATTCAGTTGGATGGTGTCCGCTTTATCGATGCCCGCTACGATTTACAAAATAAAGAGGCTGGCAGAAAAGCATTTGAAGAGGGGCATGCAACAGGAGCGGTTTATCTTGATTTAGAGCAGCAGCTATCAGATATGGATAGCAAAGAGGGGCGTCACCCAATGCCAAGCAAGGAAAAATTGGCATCGGTCTTTCAGGAGCTAGGCTTACGCTATGAGGATCAAATTGTTGTATATGACCAAGGAGCTGCACCATTCGCCCCACGCGCATGGTGGATGCTCACTTATGCTGGCTTTCCAAACGTAATAATTGTTAATGGTGGTGCACCTGCACTCGAAGCCAAAATGCCATTTACGAAGGATGTTATTAAATATCCTCCAACAAAGATTGACTTTGTATGGCGAGATGAGCTGTATGCGCCAAGACAAGCTGTGAAAGCCATTGTGGATGGCGAGGTACAAGCAACTTTACTCGATGCACGTGCGGCTGAACGCTACCGTGGAGAAGTAGAGCCATTGGATAAGGTAGCAGGGCATATTCCAACAGCGAAAAACTTTGATTGGGAGCAGTTAAAGGTAGATGGACAATTAAAGGCAAACGATGCATTGCGCCAAAAAGTGGCACGCGATGAGCATATCGTTGTCTATTGCGGTAGCGGCGTTACAGCCTCACCATTGTATGCGGTGTTAGCAGATGAAGGCTATGATAATATCCAATTATATGTAGGTAGCTTTAGTGATTGGATTACAGAATATGATGTAGAATAA
- a CDS encoding MBL fold metallo-hydrolase: MFKRETSIKVEQHSDVQCAHGKIAVQGFGMGVYSFFVDGLLIDTGSASLAQEFQPFFKDLPIEQIALTHSHEDHTGNAAWLQQHMDVPIYLHHESIQSCAKDGVYPLYRQALWGERPAFTAQPFGSTLQTATAIWDIIETPGHTTDHLAFYNREAGAMFTGDLYVQTKTKVVLDEENIVHTLASLKKLLNYDFQEVYCCHAGYLADGRKRIVEKITYIEEMEAKVRQLFERGYSVEEITKSIVPRDYPITHVSEEQWSSKHMITAFIHHFTQESYR, from the coding sequence ATGTTTAAGCGTGAAACAAGCATAAAGGTGGAGCAGCACAGTGATGTACAATGTGCACATGGAAAAATAGCCGTTCAAGGCTTTGGGATGGGTGTTTATAGTTTCTTTGTGGATGGTTTATTAATTGATACGGGCTCTGCTTCATTGGCACAGGAATTTCAGCCATTTTTTAAGGATTTACCGATCGAACAAATCGCATTAACGCATTCTCATGAGGATCATACAGGCAATGCTGCTTGGCTACAACAGCATATGGATGTCCCCATTTATCTACATCATGAGTCTATCCAGAGCTGTGCAAAGGATGGGGTATATCCATTGTATCGGCAAGCATTATGGGGAGAGCGTCCAGCCTTTACGGCACAACCATTTGGCTCAACCTTGCAAACAGCAACAGCCATATGGGATATTATTGAAACACCTGGCCATACGACCGATCATCTAGCTTTCTATAATCGTGAAGCAGGTGCAATGTTTACAGGTGATCTATATGTTCAAACAAAAACAAAGGTTGTCTTGGATGAAGAAAATATTGTTCATACATTAGCATCTTTAAAAAAATTATTAAACTATGATTTTCAGGAAGTTTATTGCTGTCATGCGGGCTATCTTGCAGATGGACGCAAGCGAATAGTTGAAAAAATTACGTATATTGAAGAAATGGAGGCTAAGGTCCGCCAGCTTTTTGAGCGTGGCTATTCCGTAGAGGAAATAACTAAAAGTATTGTCCCGCGTGATTACCCTATAACACATGTATCCGAGGAGCAATGGTCTTCCAAGCATATGATAACCGCTTTTATTCATCACTTTACACAAGAGTCCTATCGCTAG
- a CDS encoding NAD(P)-dependent malic enzyme translates to MDVMKKALEMHVHYSGKLEINSKVPVKDSYDLSLAYSPGVAAPCVEIEKNPSLVYDYTMKGNMVAVVSDGTAVLGLGDIGPKAALPVMEGKAILLKRFANVDAFPICLDTKSTDEIVSIVKALAPTFGAVNLEDISAPRCFEIEDRLRQECDIPVFHDDQHGTAIVVGAGMINANRIVKKDVATMKVVINGAGAAGIAILRILVQMGYKNIYMCDTKGVIYEGRPEGMNPIKETVAHLTNPEKIQGTLDDVLVGADVFIGVSVANLLTEAHIASMNNDPIVFALANPNPEITYDNARKWGVRVMGTGRSDYPNQINNVLAFPGIFRGALDVRATDINEAMKIAAVEAIASLVSDEELTEEYIVPKSLDERVVEIVSRAVSGAAVESGVSELFQQNIALSV, encoded by the coding sequence ATGGACGTAATGAAAAAGGCTTTAGAAATGCATGTACACTATAGTGGGAAATTAGAGATCAATTCAAAGGTTCCTGTTAAGGATTCTTATGATCTTAGTCTTGCTTATTCACCGGGAGTAGCTGCACCATGTGTAGAAATTGAAAAAAATCCATCATTGGTCTATGACTATACAATGAAGGGCAATATGGTGGCAGTAGTGTCAGATGGAACAGCAGTGCTAGGCTTAGGTGATATTGGGCCAAAGGCGGCATTGCCAGTAATGGAAGGAAAGGCGATTTTATTAAAGCGTTTTGCCAATGTTGATGCTTTTCCAATTTGCCTAGATACAAAAAGTACGGATGAAATCGTCAGCATTGTGAAGGCGCTTGCTCCAACGTTTGGCGCTGTCAATTTAGAAGACATTTCAGCACCGCGCTGCTTTGAAATTGAAGATCGCCTGCGTCAGGAATGTGATATTCCTGTGTTCCATGATGACCAGCACGGCACAGCGATTGTTGTAGGGGCAGGGATGATTAATGCCAATCGTATTGTCAAAAAAGATGTAGCAACAATGAAGGTTGTTATTAATGGGGCTGGTGCTGCAGGTATTGCGATTTTACGCATCCTTGTGCAAATGGGCTATAAAAATATTTATATGTGTGATACAAAGGGTGTTATTTATGAGGGGCGTCCAGAGGGCATGAATCCGATTAAAGAAACGGTTGCCCATTTAACGAATCCAGAGAAAATTCAAGGCACATTGGATGATGTTCTTGTAGGGGCAGATGTCTTTATTGGCGTATCCGTTGCGAATTTATTAACAGAGGCTCATATTGCGTCTATGAATAACGATCCTATCGTGTTCGCTTTAGCAAATCCAAACCCTGAAATTACCTATGACAATGCGAGAAAATGGGGCGTGCGTGTAATGGGCACAGGTCGTTCAGATTATCCAAACCAAATTAATAATGTGCTAGCATTCCCAGGCATTTTCCGTGGTGCATTAGATGTGCGTGCAACAGATATTAATGAGGCAATGAAAATTGCTGCGGTAGAGGCTATTGCATCGCTTGTAAGTGACGAGGAATTAACAGAGGAATATATCGTACCAAAATCTTTAGATGAACGCGTAGTAGAAATTGTGTCACGTGCTGTTAGTGGTGCGGCTGTTGAATCTGGTGTATCAGAGCTATTCCAACAAAATATCGCATTATCGGTATAA
- a CDS encoding YIP1 family protein gives MENYNESPQEERIKLNPFLSVWLHPKQTTRYMLHEKTIGFAILVLSIGYIGSILSGIVDIEFLNDVAPWLIVLICIIFAPIVGMISTAFSALVAWLFGKLFKGTGTYSDLFRGLSLTAIPFIILIPFYLIWLMTSPESLFNPDYIGPLPWIFWPAIILTIVVSIWAFIISIAAIAEAHQFSNWMAFFTILIPSIVLGIIAFVFIFIIIIGLVGIGMM, from the coding sequence ATGGAAAATTATAATGAATCACCACAAGAAGAAAGAATAAAGCTAAATCCATTTTTATCCGTTTGGCTACACCCAAAGCAAACAACTCGTTATATGCTTCATGAAAAAACGATTGGCTTTGCCATTTTGGTGTTATCAATTGGTTATATTGGCTCTATTCTATCTGGGATAGTCGATATAGAGTTTTTAAATGATGTTGCACCTTGGCTCATAGTGTTAATATGCATTATTTTCGCCCCAATTGTAGGCATGATTAGTACAGCTTTTTCTGCCCTTGTCGCATGGCTATTTGGTAAGCTTTTTAAAGGTACTGGCACTTATTCAGATTTATTTAGAGGCTTAAGCCTAACAGCTATTCCATTTATCATTTTAATTCCGTTCTATCTTATTTGGTTAATGACTTCACCAGAATCTTTATTCAATCCAGATTACATAGGACCACTACCTTGGATTTTTTGGCCAGCTATTATTCTAACAATTGTTGTGAGTATTTGGGCATTTATTATTTCCATAGCTGCCATCGCAGAAGCACACCAATTTTCAAATTGGATGGCTTTCTTTACGATCCTCATTCCTTCGATTGTGTTAGGAATTATTGCCTTTGTCTTTATTTTCATTATTATAATTGGATTGGTCGGTATTGGCATGATGTAA
- a CDS encoding phosphoribosylaminoimidazolesuccinocarboxamide synthase, which yields MELLYTGKTKNVFKLEDGHYLLKFKDDVTGENGVFDPGANTVGLTIDGAGLAGLRLTSYFYAKLNEQGVPTHYVDANFEDATMTVKPATVFGNGLEVICRFRAVGSFLRRYGAYVTEGQELDAFVEVTIKDDERLDPPISEDALAMLNLLTHEEYAILKQRTIEISKFVAAELAKKGLTLYDIKLEFGRDAQTNEILLIDEISGGNMRAYKGEQYIEPLELEKIMLAE from the coding sequence GTGGAATTATTGTATACAGGAAAAACAAAAAATGTATTTAAGCTAGAAGATGGTCACTATCTATTAAAATTTAAAGATGATGTAACAGGTGAAAATGGTGTATTTGATCCAGGTGCTAATACGGTTGGGTTAACAATTGATGGCGCTGGTCTAGCTGGTTTACGTTTAACCTCTTATTTCTATGCGAAATTAAATGAACAAGGTGTTCCTACGCATTATGTAGATGCTAACTTTGAGGACGCAACAATGACTGTTAAACCTGCAACCGTTTTTGGCAATGGCTTAGAGGTGATTTGCCGCTTTAGAGCAGTTGGTTCATTCCTACGCCGCTACGGTGCGTATGTGACGGAAGGACAAGAGCTAGATGCCTTTGTCGAAGTAACCATTAAAGATGATGAACGCCTAGACCCTCCAATTTCTGAAGATGCACTGGCAATGTTAAACCTACTAACACATGAAGAATATGCGATTTTAAAACAACGTACAATTGAAATTTCAAAGTTTGTAGCAGCAGAGCTTGCAAAAAAAGGCTTAACACTATATGATATTAAATTAGAGTTCGGTCGTGATGCTCAAACAAATGAGATTTTACTAATCGATGAAATTTCTGGTGGCAATATGCGTGCTTATAAAGGTGAGCAATATATTGAGCCATTAGAGCTTGAAAAAATTATGCTAGCTGAATAA